The nucleotide window CAGAATGATGACTTGGGGTGTGATAGTCTTCATAATTATGTCCTGAACTGTGGTGTTCTTGATGTTGATTATGGGATGGACTGCGGTGGTCTCCATGATGATGGGGCTGACTTGGGTTGTCCCCGTGATGATGGTTGTCTGAATTGTGGTGGTCTGCTTCATGATGATGGCCAAGTTTTTGGTTGTCTTGGTGGTGATGATGACCTGTACTGTGATTGTCTccatgatggtgatgatgaggaTCATGATGATGATGGCCTGGACTGTGGTGGTCTCTATGATGATGGTGGTCTGAATTATGGTGGTTTGAATCATGATGATGGCCTGGACTGTGGAGGTCTCCATGATGATGATGGTCTGGACTGTGGTGATCTCCATGATGATGATGGTCTGGACTGTGGTGGTCTGGACTGTGGTGGTCTCCATGATGATGATGGCCTGGACTGTGGTGGTCTCTATGATGATGATGGTCTGGACTGTGGTGGTCTGGATTGTGGTGGTCTCTATGATGATGATGGTCTGGACTGTGGTGGTTTGGACTGTGGTGGTCTCCATGATGATGATGGCCTGGACTGTGGTGGTCTCTATGATGATGATGGTCTGGACTGTGGTGGTCTCCGTGATGATGATGGCCTGGACTGTGGTGGTCTCCGTGATGATGATGGCCTGGACTGTGGTGGTCTCCATGATGATGGTGGTCTGAATTGTGGTGGTCTGCATTGTGATGGGGGCCTAGAccatggtggtctttgtggtgatgatgatgatgacttgGACTGTGATGATCTTCACAATGATGATTGCCTAGATTGTGGTGGTCAACATCGTGATGATGGCCTGGACTTTGGTGGTCGCCATGATGGTGGTGGTCTGCATCTTGATGATGACCTGAACTGTGATGATGGTCATGGCCTGGATTGTGGTGGTCTACATGATTGTGATGGCCTGGACTGTGGTGGTCTACATGATGGTGATGGCCTGGACTGTGGTGGTCTACATGTTGATGGTGGTCTGAAATGTGGTGGTTTTGGTTGTGCTGATGGTTTGGACGGTGATGGTCTCCATGATGATGGTGGCCTGGATTGTGGTGGTCTCCATGATGGTGGTGCTCTGCATCTTGATGATGACCTGAACTGTGGTGGTCTCTATGACGATGGTGACCTGGACTGTGGTCATCTCcgtgatgacgatgatgatgatggcctGGACCTTGACGCTTTCCATGGTGGTGATGGTCTGGGTTGTGTGGGTCTCCATGGTGATGCCGATTAGCTTCACTACGGGAGTCAACATGATCGGTTTCATTGTAATGGTCCTTCTGCGGTTGATGACGATCTATATGGGAGTGAAAGTGATGAGGTCTATCCTTATGTTCACTATGATGATGCAGATGTACTGAACTGTGATGATCTCCGATGTCACTGGTCGAACTGTGACGTCTATGCAGATGTGGAGTGGTGGGGCGAGAGTTTGAATGGCTGTGAGGGTGGTGAATTGTCCTAACATTGTCTGCATGATGATGAGTTGGACTACATTTATCTTCATGATGGTTATGACTGTGGTTTGCACAGTGATGCTGGTCATTACACCTGTCTCCATGCTGATGGTGATGCGGTGTGTTGTGGTGTCTATGGTGATGGTGATGACTGGTAGTATGGTCATATCTTTGGTGATGGTGAGGACCTGGGATGTTACAGTCTTCATGGTTATGGTGATGGTTATTGGAATGATGGTGGTGGTAGCGCTTACGAGAAGGTAATCGAGATTGATGCTCACGAGCTGGGGACCTTGAGTGACAGCTTCTACGTCTGTGCTTCAGATGACCAGATGGACTTGCAGAACGGTGACCGGGATGATGGGAAGCTTTAGAGTTATACAGGTGAGAGGATTTGGAATGCTTGCTGGTATGGGAATGCCTGCTTGAGCAAACTGAGTCTGCACTTGCGGCACGGCTTCTCTGCTGTCTGGGTTTGTCAGTGCTGCTGTCTGTCTCCCTGGATCTGCCAGATACTTGTCCTGGACTCCAGGGTCTTTGAGCATCTGTGACCCCAAGAGAGGTAAGTCTCATGGGGCTGAGGACCTGCCGTGTAATCTCATTAAGGAAGGCAGAAAACttcattttttctttcattaaattCTTTCTAGCTTCACTTTTGCTCTGCCCCTGTTCATCTCCTTCATTGCTTTCATTTCCTCCTTTGTCTTTGGGTGCTGTAAGATCTTCCAGGGATTTGGTCTTGCGGAAGTTTCCATCATTTCCTAAACCTCTTGTACTTGTTTGCTGATTTTGTATGCTTGATTTAACAGAGCAGCTGGGGGATGTctttctgatgtgttttttctttttagcagaAGTCCTGTTTAGACTTCCACTTTTACTGATTAAAGGGGCAGTATCATTGTCTTCTTCAAAGTACTGATGTTTCCTAGAAATGTCAGTGAAAGACTGGGAGTGCTGGGGCTTCCTATGAGTGTATCTATCTGAAGAGTCGCTACTGTTTCCAGTAGAGAGGCTAGAAGTGGTGGAAGATgatgtagaagaagaagaaaatgaagaagaagaagaagaagaagaagaagaggaggaggagaaagatgATGAGGAAAAAGAAGAGCAGGAAGAGGATGTTGATGAAGAAGACGTTGAAGATGAGGAGTCATATGaagtttctgaaacagaaacattACGATGCTTTTGCCTATGGTGGCCATGGTGATGGTGTGAAGGATGGCTCTTGTCAATTTCCACGTGAGTTTGGTGGTGCGGATGATGATCGCCACTGTCCACTGTTGAGAGAGTgctgttgaaaataaattacatagTTAGAATGTTAGGATCCCATTTAAAGGAATTTAAATcgaaaatgtaaaattaagcTCAGAATTTTGTCCTTTGTCTtttgaaaacacacaaactcagtcagattggatagaGTGTTTGTTAGCGACAGTTAGAATTAGGACTTTTATTTGGCTCATCTAATGCATTTGTATGTTTTAATCTAAACCAACCTAATGTTGGTTAGGGTTTGAGCCCAGTTTATGTGCACAAAATACTGTGTGGAATAGTATTATTGTTTTACCAAACAAGAGGCCATTGCGGCTAAACAAGCAATGAAGGATCGCCACCTATTGTTGTTTAGCATTTCCTCCTCAGTTGAACAGTTCAATAcagcttaaaaaaagacaaagattttgcaataaaatgcttttttgtacatttaataATGGCTTTTGTGTGAgcgtctgtgtttttttcctactgtcaGACAAAAAGGAAACCGAAACGTAAAAAGGCAGACATGACGTAATCTCCAACTGGCCAGTCTCAAATACCGAGGGAAATGCAACGCAGCAATAATACACCCACCTCAACACTCAACTTTTCCGCATTCCTAGAGATtacacagcaaaatgtatttaaggtctaaaaaagtggattttgcatatgtcccctttaagttaAATTTATCTTCTCATCAGTCCCAAATAACTCCCTGTTGTTCCTTAAAAGAAGCACCCCAGTAGCACGATGCTGACACCCTCATGTTTGtcattgtaatgtgacaaaatatgaaaaattcaAGCGATGTGGCTATTTGCAAGATATTTATGCCACTATACAGAAGTGAAAAATAGTTATAGACTTACTCTTGACTGGTGTTGTCATCAGACCGGTGATGGtaatgatgatggtgatggacTTGGTGCTGGTGACGCTGCATCACTTGTTTAGATTTTGAGCTGGTGGCTTTTTTGTGCTTCAGTTCTTTTTCTTGGTGGTCACACATTTCAGACTTTTTGTATTGGTCACAAATTCTTCCTAATCCAGCAATACAGCAGTTGAGAACTGATCTCTGACGCAGATTCCTCTTGAAATACCTGTTGTCGataaatgttcagttttaaatTGCATTACTTTACAATTTTCTCAAAATGTTAATGAGAAAAGGATAACATTTTACTTGAACTTAATTCATAATGTAAGATATATGCAGTGGAAAAACTACAACATAAAACTGATGATTGCTTTCTAGTAAAACAATTATGGAATATTatcaataacaaaaaacaacataaaaataaataaatcaagtgcAAGAAAGGTGGAGATTTGAAAGTCGTCTTAATTTTGTTGTACAGTCAGTATCAGGACTTACGTTGTTATGAGAGCAGTAGTGGTCACTCAGATGTTCCCGCTGCGATGCACCCTCTAACTGAGAAGGGAGGCACAAGCAAAACCCCCACTGACATATCAATATATACCTCTGTGCCAACCAATGACAGAAGGGCTTTGagttaaactgaactctaaTGAAAATTGCATTGTGACAGCCTATGCAGGGCCAATTATAAAGAAGAAAAGTATACATTGGTATAATACACACAGAAAACTATCAATTACAATAACACACCTCAatggtacatttttttttagagtttgaTTTTTTGTGACACACtggaatgttttaaaatatcgAACAAAAGAGACAAGGATAGCATTATAAATCcaaaaagcagttttgaaatgatgttttttttttattagtgaaaTGAGCCTTTGTGAAAAATAACTTCCCCCTAAACAACTAGGTGGCAGCAACATCTCCAAGACGTTCCCACTGATTcaatagtaaaataaatgtgaaccacgtttcttttttttttttttttttggaaagctcGGGATCAATTTCTGTCGTCACTCCCAGCATGGCTAAAGCTGAACTTgaagaatcaagaaatcacttacATAGAACCAGTTTGGCAACATATAGCAGgttaaaaaatctcaaaaagcaacacatcacgccccagtttgaaaagaaacggcattgacatctatcagtctgttAAGAGTCAGCAATTTCTAAAGATTTGGGACTTCAATGAAATTCAGTTCCATTTGTGGAGAAAACAGTAGCCCACAAACACAATTGTGTCTGACCTCTTCCAATCGATCCATGAACGGATCAATGATTCATCCAAGAGGTCACCAAACAACCCAGAACAGAACGTCTGAAGCAGTGCAGACCTCACTTGCCTAAGTtagtgttcatgattcaacattaagaaagaaaaaccgGGCAAAAAAGAGTTCCAAGCCAAAAAccacagctaataaaaacaaaactcacaAACCCGCCTCGCATTTGCCGAAATCCATCTTTGGTGAAATATTTTGCCGACTCACAAGACAAAAGAGGAAAGTTTTGGAAGGTGTGAGTCCAGTTACATCCGGGATAAAAGTAACAGcctaaacaagaaaataaaaaacaacatgacagtgaaacatggtggtggtagtgtgatggtctgggattGTTTTTCCATTTCCTGACCTGGACAGCCAGACGTAAgtgatggaaccatgaattatGATTGGCAGCAGAAATTTCCGTCCAACAGTTCGTAACCTAAAGC belongs to Fundulus heteroclitus isolate FHET01 chromosome 11, MU-UCD_Fhet_4.1, whole genome shotgun sequence and includes:
- the si:dkey-273o13.3 gene encoding filaggrin isoform X2, with the translated sequence MCDHQEKELKHKKATSSKSKQVMQRHQHQVHHHHHYHHRSDDNTSQDTLSTVDSGDHHPHHQTHVEIDKSHPSHHHHGHHRQKHRNVSVSETSYDSSSSTSSSSTSSSCSSFSSSSFSSSSSSSSSSSSSFSSSSTSSSTTSSLSTGNSSDSSDRYTHRKPQHSQSFTDISRKHQYFEEDNDTAPLISKSGSLNRTSAKKKKHIRKTSPSCSVKSSIQNQQTSTRGLGNDGNFRKTKSLEDLTAPKDKGGNESNEGDEQGQSKSEARKNLMKEKMKFSAFLNEITRQVLSPMRLTSLGVTDAQRPWSPGQVSGRSRETDSSTDKPRQQRSRAASADSVCSSRHSHTSKHSKSSHLYNSKASHHPGHRSASPSGHLKHRRRSCHSRSPAREHQSRLPSRKRYHHHHSNNHHHNHEDCNIPGPHHHQRYDHTTSHHHHHRHHNTPHHHQHGDRCNDQHHCANHSHNHHEDKCSPTHHHADNVRTIHHPHSHSNSRPTTPHLHRRHSSTSDIGDHHSSVHLHHHSEHKDRPHHFHSHIDRHQPQKDHYNETDHVDSRSEANRHHHGDPHNPDHHHHGKRQGPGHHHHRHHGDDHSPGHHRHRDHHSSGHHQDAEHHHHGDHHNPGHHHHGDHHRPNHQHNQNHHISDHHQHVDHHSPGHHHHVDHHSPGHHNHVDHHNPGHDHHHSSGHHQDADHHHHGDHQSPGHHHDVDHHNLGNHHCEDHHSPSHHHHHHKDHHGLGPHHNADHHNSDHHHHGDHHSPGHHHHGDHHSPDHHHHRDHHSPGHHHHGDHHSPDHHSPDHHHHGDHHSPDHHHHGDLHSPGHHHDSNHHNSDHHHHRDHHSPGHHHHDPHHHHHGDNHSTGHHHHQDNQKLGHHHEADHHNSDNHHHGDNPSQPHHHGDHRSPSHNQHQEHHSSGHNYEDYHTPSHHSADHHSVGHHHGDHHNPDRPGDQNTPGPNHVPDHSRGHHHHHGDHHSPDDYYNSGHAHGEHHSSGHHDYGDQKTQIYHQGDDHSQGHPQGDHHSPGHHHEGHHSPGHHYEDHHSPVHPHEDQHSLGHHHEDLHSPRHHHEIPSSPSHQQTDDRNPGHNQEACCSPVYHHEDDRHSPRHHYEDHYIPANHDEDNHSSSDQHRDHHSPSSQSHDVKYQTTNLHQDHHTESQSDMSLNSDLEHNILDDTHTHLKEYSAFSPPSRKKHDCLASTDSRSKTSNPSALDEERTSFSSPPHVKEKTPEFGRIMILQNQNEGLHQSLLNTAVRVECLGEEFISSQKILENELQRTHMELSNLMDRFNRLHDDCSSTQQTNSLLEQKLHSVLQSMEAERERLNLRISELTEQLSDAQYASTMEEINATAGLHKINLHAHSGDALPQMIPPIAPPPAQFMDTHNYGKEATSAAEQALGSVPEEEESDWSEVGEETPRLLLKGSNRGQVWRQQEADFDKDSESGSEDLIGRHFQRPLQIPHLQFTLHNEFMPSSHASTLPSGFKNLSETMHSEESYRITSTSSNVKSAILIRSASLEEIPLPRHPEELRGTEAMMNLHHSADEAIEDLDNEIIHHWKMSSDRDTVIRRLMKSRGPEADGSLASLQSAEQLLNHFICDAPLSEGRVMGRVEMHGWTGGIPEEILKGERTQL
- the si:dkey-273o13.3 gene encoding filaggrin isoform X1; the encoded protein is MCDHQEKELKHKKATSSKSKQVMQRHQHQVHHHHHYHHRSDDNTSQDTLSTVDSGDHHPHHQTHVEIDKSHPSHHHHGHHRQKHRNVSVSETSYDSSSSTSSSSTSSSCSSFSSSSFSSSSSSSSSSSSSFSSSSTSSSTTSSLSTGNSSDSSDRYTHRKPQHSQSFTDISRKHQYFEEDNDTAPLISKSGSLNRTSAKKKKHIRKTSPSCSVKSSIQNQQTSTRGLGNDGNFRKTKSLEDLTAPKDKGGNESNEGDEQGQSKSEARKNLMKEKMKFSAFLNEITRQVLSPMRLTSLGVTDAQRPWSPGQVSGRSRETDSSTDKPRQQRSRAASADSVCSSRHSHTSKHSKSSHLYNSKASHHPGHRSASPSGHLKHRRRSCHSRSPAREHQSRLPSRKRYHHHHSNNHHHNHEDCNIPGPHHHQRYDHTTSHHHHHRHHNTPHHHQHGDRCNDQHHCANHSHNHHEDKCSPTHHHADNVRTIHHPHSHSNSRPTTPHLHRRHSSTSDIGDHHSSVHLHHHSEHKDRPHHFHSHIDRHQPQKDHYNETDHVDSRSEANRHHHGDPHNPDHHHHGKRQGPGHHHHRHHGDDHSPGHHRHRDHHSSGHHQDAEHHHHGDHHNPGHHHHGDHHRPNHQHNQNHHISDHHQHVDHHSPGHHHHVDHHSPGHHNHVDHHNPGHDHHHSSGHHQDADHHHHGDHQSPGHHHDVDHHNLGNHHCEDHHSPSHHHHHHKDHHGLGPHHNADHHNSDHHHHGDHHSPGHHHHGDHHSPGHHHHGDHHSPDHHHHRDHHSPGHHHHGDHHSPNHHSPDHHHHRDHHNPDHHSPDHHHHRDHHSPGHHHHGDHHSPDHHSPDHHHHGDHHSPDHHHHGDLHSPGHHHDSNHHNSDHHHHRDHHSPGHHHHDPHHHHHGDNHSTGHHHHQDNQKLGHHHEADHHNSDNHHHGDNPSQPHHHGDHRSPSHNQHQEHHSSGHNYEDYHTPSHHSADHHSVGHHHGDHHNPDRPGDQNTPGPNHVPDHSRGHHHHHGDHHSPDDYYNSGHAHGEHHSSGHHDYGDQKTQIYHQGDDHSQGHPQGDHHSPGHHHEGHHSPGHHYEDHHSPVHPHEDQHSLGHHHEDLHSPRHHHEIPSSPSHQQTDDRNPGHNQEACCSPVYHHEDDRHSPRHHYEDHYIPANHDEDNHSSSDQHRDHHSPSSQSHDVKYQTTNLHQDHHTESQSDMSLNSDLEHNILDDTHTHLKEYSAFSPPSRKKHDCLASTDSRSKTSNPSALDEERTSFSSPPHVKEKTPEFGRIMILQNQNEGLHQSLLNTAVRVECLGEEFISSQKILENELQRTHMELSNLMDRFNRLHDDCSSTQQTNSLLEQKLHSVLQSMEAERERLNLRISELTEQLSDAQYASTMEEINATAGLHKINLHAHSGDALPQMIPPIAPPPAQFMDTHNYGKEATSAAEQALGSVPEEEESDWSEVGEETPRLLLKGSNRGQVWRQQEADFDKDSESGSEDLIGRHFQRPLQIPHLQFTLHNEFMPSSHASTLPSGFKNLSETMHSEESYRITSTSSNVKSAILIRSASLEEIPLPRHPEELRGTEAMMNLHHSADEAIEDLDNEIIHHWKMSSDRDTVIRRLMKSRGPEADGSLASLQSAEQLLNHFICDAPLSEGRVMGRVEMHGWTGGIPEEILKGERTQL
- the si:dkey-273o13.3 gene encoding filaggrin isoform X3 — its product is MCDHQEKELKHKKATSSKSKQVMQRHQHQVHHHHHYHHRSDDNTSQDTLSTVDSGDHHPHHQTHVEIDKSHPSHHHHGHHRQKHRNVSVSETSYDSSSSTSSSSTSSSCSSFSSSSFSSSSSSSSSSSSSFSSSSTSSSTTSSLSTGNSSDSSDRYTHRKPQHSQSFTDISRKHQYFEEDNDTAPLISKSGSLNRTSAKKKKHIRKTSPSCSVKSSIQNQQTSTRGLGNDGNFRKTKSLEDLTAPKDKGGNESNEGDEQGQSKSEARKNLMKEKMKFSAFLNEITRQVLSPMRLTSLGVTDAQRPWSPGQVSGRSRETDSSTDKPRQQRSRAASADSVCSSRHSHTSKHSKSSHLYNSKASHHPGHRSASPSGHLKHRRRSCHSRSPAREHQSRLPSRKRYHHHHSNNHHHNHEDCNIPGPHHHQRYDHTTSHHHHHRHHNTPHHHQHGDRCNDQHHCANHSHNHHEDKCSPTHHHADNVRTIHHPHSHSNSRPTTPHLHRRHSSTSDIGDHHSSVHLHHHSEHKDRPHHFHSHIDRHQPQKDHYNETDHVDSRSEANRHHHGDPHNPDHHHHGKRQGPGHHHHRHHGDDHSPGHHRHRDHHSSGHHQDAEHHHHGDHHNPDHHSPDHHHHRDHHSPGHHHHGDHHSPNHHSPDHHHHRDHHNPDHHSPDHHHHRDHHSPGHHHHGDHHSPDHHSPDHHHHGDHHSPDHHHHGDLHSPGHHHDSNHHNSDHHHHRDHHSPGHHHHDPHHHHHGDNHSTGHHHHQDNQKLGHHHEADHHNSDNHHHGDNPSQPHHHGDHRSPSHNQHQEHHSSGHNYEDYHTPSHHSADHHSVGHHHGDHHNPDRPGDQNTPGPNHVPDHSRGHHHHHGDHHSPDDYYNSGHAHGEHHSSGHHDYGDQKTQIYHQGDDHSQGHPQGDHHSPGHHHEGHHSPGHHYEDHHSPVHPHEDQHSLGHHHEDLHSPRHHHEIPSSPSHQQTDDRNPGHNQEACCSPVYHHEDDRHSPRHHYEDHYIPANHDEDNHSSSDQHRDHHSPSSQSHDVKYQTTNLHQDHHTESQSDMSLNSDLEHNILDDTHTHLKEYSAFSPPSRKKHDCLASTDSRSKTSNPSALDEERTSFSSPPHVKEKTPEFGRIMILQNQNEGLHQSLLNTAVRVECLGEEFISSQKILENELQRTHMELSNLMDRFNRLHDDCSSTQQTNSLLEQKLHSVLQSMEAERERLNLRISELTEQLSDAQYASTMEEINATAGLHKINLHAHSGDALPQMIPPIAPPPAQFMDTHNYGKEATSAAEQALGSVPEEEESDWSEVGEETPRLLLKGSNRGQVWRQQEADFDKDSESGSEDLIGRHFQRPLQIPHLQFTLHNEFMPSSHASTLPSGFKNLSETMHSEESYRITSTSSNVKSAILIRSASLEEIPLPRHPEELRGTEAMMNLHHSADEAIEDLDNEIIHHWKMSSDRDTVIRRLMKSRGPEADGSLASLQSAEQLLNHFICDAPLSEGRVMGRVEMHGWTGGIPEEILKGERTQL
- the si:dkey-273o13.3 gene encoding uncharacterized protein C1235.01 isoform X4: METHTTQTITTMESVKVQAIIIIVITEMTTVQVTIVIETTTVQVIIKMQSTTIMETTTIQTTTVQTIIIIETTTVQAIIIMETTTVQTTTVQTIIIIETTTIQTTTVQTIIIIETTTVQAIIIMETTTVQTTTVQTIIIMEITTVQTIIIMETSTVQAIIMIQTTIIQTTIIIETTTVQAIIIMILIITIMETITVQVIITTKTTKNLAIIMKQTTTIQTTIITGTTQVSPIIMETTAVHPIINIKNTTVQDIIMKTITPQVIILQITTV